The stretch of DNA ACTTTCTCTTGCAAATTCATAGTTGTCCTATTTTACCCTAAAACATCATTAGAAATCATGACAAACCAGCTCATGTCTACTTTGGAACTATTACTAATGTCAAATGAGCTATTGATCTCAAGCCTTCTATCCATGCAACTCTATCCTTATAACTATCATGCTATAACCACATTGTTTCTATTTGACTAACTTCTCATAAAGAAAATTTTGAGTGGCCAAGAAAGTGGAAGGAAGTGTACTATGCAAATGGAGATATGCATGCATTGGGAGGGTGGTGAGCCTTTGTTGATGGAATGACTTCGAGCCATTAGTTAATAAAGTTAGTGGAAATTTTTGGGTTGGAATCGTGCCACAACTTCTAGCACTGGTTCCCTCTCAAGCATGCACATTAGGTAATCaatagatgagatgcaagatttAAAAACTATTATTCTTGTTACAACTTGGATATAATCTCTGCAATTGAAATATGTTCCTTTAGGTCACTTTCATGAAAACAGACAAAAAAGAGTCATGATAGTTAGAATCAACACAATTTGTTTGGGTGTTTTTCCTTTTATTGATATGAATGGTGACGCCAAAACTTTCCAACCATGAAAATGGGGAATGAGCAACTTCGCAATTTAGAGGTTTGATGATAGGACAAACTGAGATGGTGAGGCATAGAACACATTAGGGGAAGGAGTGGTGGGGACCCGAAGTGGTTTGTTTTTCATACGTGTGCCAAAGATATGAATATCCAGTTTGGATATATCTTGTGCAGGTGTATGATCCCTACATAGATGATCCTTATGGGCTTTCTGTACATACCTTAACAAAATCTAGTTGCGATGATTGATCAAATTCTATAATGGCCAATCTTATCTTTTTTCACATATATTTGTTCTATCTATATTGATTCTTCATTTGTTTTATTTTCTACATTAGTCTAAATGTGGTAGTCTCTAGtgcgtgaaagatatgaattgttCTTAACTTTAATATGCTAACTTTGACTTTTTTAGTTAGGTGCCTATTTGACCTACTATCTTTTCTCTACCTTTCAATGTCTAATTTAGCATTTGCAAATATATGGATATttatttagttatttatttttccCGATTCATTTGGGACCAAACTATAAATACCTTATAATTTGTATTTATAATTTTGTTTTTACTAACTATGTTTTACATGTACTTTTTATTTGGATATTTTTCTTTCCAACCCATTTAGGAGTGAAATTGCTATTTCCGCTCACTTCATCTTTATGAAAATGTCTCTAAGTTCGCATATTTAATAAGGTTTTAAAATCATAGAAAATTTCTTTAAGTTTCTAAAACTTCCTAGAAAAAGCATGAGATATATTGGGATATGAagagtttgaataaaatattttgagcttgtaaaaatatctttagaggaaaaatataaaaatctaGAAAATCCCTAGAATATTGTAATCGATGTGAaatatgtttttttaaaaaatcacaATACAATGAGCATGGATGCAACATTCATTAGCATTAAATGCATGTTTGTTATGCATTCATTCTGGTTGTGTCTTACATTTTTTGTTGtgaaaaaaattcaaattgTGTTTAAACATCAACTACATGTTTTAGGAATTTTCTAGTTTTTTCTGGATATTTTTATTAGAGCTAAATACAAAATTGAAATATTCTAGAGATATTTTCATGAACTACTTTATATCATAatatttagtatttttctcaaaaaataTAGAAGCTTAAAGACATTTTTCTAGTTTAAAAATCTtataaaatattacatgatttTTTAACTGAAAATACAAAACTGCCTTTAAAACCCCTTGAAACTAGGATAGAGAGGTAATTTGAATGATTTTATAAGAATTTAAAATCTGATTACCGAGTTCAATGGGAAAATTTAGACTACGGGTAGTTCATCAAGAGCCAAAATAGACTTTTTTTTTCCTCGGAAACATTTCAACGACCATTTGTCCATTCAGGCCCGGAAGTCCACAACATTATCCATCAAGGCCCATTCATCTCATGACGTCACTTAATCTCCTCCCCTCCTCCAGTTCGTAAATTTCGTCCACGGACATGGATGCCAATGCCACCGACGATTCCGTCCCGCCGGCCAGGTGAGAGATGAGCCTCACGGCGGCCTTCCGAGCCGCCAAAATCCCGCGCCCTCTTCCCCCAAAGTGCGGCGAGCCAGCCGCCGCCACCTCGGCCTCGGCGTCCGGGGATCCGCCGGCGGTGCCCGCGAAGAGTACTaaggcgccaccgccgccgtggTGCGTGTACCTTATAGCCTCCTCCCGGATCCCCCGCACCTACGTCGGCGTTACCACCGACTTCCCTCGAAGGTGATTCCTCACCCTGCCCTGCCTGCCTCCGGCCTCCCCGTTCCTTTCCCTCCGTGTTTCTCCACTCACTTGTCTCGGATATTCGTCGTATAGTGCTAGCATTTAGGGGAATCCGTGGTTTGGAGTTGTAGCTTGTGAATGGAAGTGGAACCACAAGAAATTAACCCATCCGTTTGCGATTGTTGCATGACAGTGTGGCTCGATTTGTTAGGACTGAAATTCGACTGCTTTTCTTGATTCCTACGCTCAGAGTTGGAGGAGAATAGAAGGAAGCTCTAGCAAGTGCTGAGCTCCTTTGTTGAAGATATTAAGATGCGCAGGGTTCCTTGTAATTAAccaaagatgttagacatgcgcAGTTGGAATACACATGCCTAATCAGGCTGTGATGTGCTTGTCTTTCTACTTAGCTTCACCATCATCGTTGTCATGAAGTTGCTTCAATGCGAGCAAAGCATTTGATAAATGCATACCAATGGTGTTTATCAACCTACTGGTTTGTCTCAGAATAGTGTTGAGTTGTGTTGAAATTCTTTGAGTTGCCTTGCTCTGGGTTGTAGGATACCCATGCTTGGAAATGCAAATCTTATTCACTTGTTTTCAGTAGGTATATGTTAATAATAACAGCTAGCAGTTTAAGGAAGCATACATTAAAATGAGCTTTTTTTAGGTTGCGGCAACATAATGGTGAGTTAAAAGGTGGTGCAAAAGCTGCCTCTGCTGGAAGGCCTTGGAATCTCGCATGCCTTGTTGAAGGCTTTGCCAACAGAAGTGAAGGTTAGTTGTAACTATCTGTTTTCTGGCTTACAGCTTCACACTTTGGAAGGGACTTTAGAACAGTCGCTTGTCATGCTCTAGGTTTTGCACACAAGTACAACTTCCCTGGCTATTTAGCTTGGGATTACTAAAGTTACTTGTATTGGGAAGTTGGAGCATGCTGGGACTATTCTATATGTTTGTTCAGGCTTTCAGTTAATGGCGCTATGTTTACCTTACCATACTAACAGCGCAGCAACTTGGCTGCCTGTCCTGTGTGCTGACGTATAACTGAGAAGGTCACCTATCTTTTGTAGGCAGTTAATCCTTTGGTACATAGCATTCAATTTTTTACTTCCTTAATTTTTCACAAATAAAAATGTTAGTACCGTCAACGAGTTAGAGTGTTTCAATTCATAAATGCTTCTTAATGTAATGTTCAGCTTATTGTACTTACTAGCATCTGCAATTTCTTGATCAGAAATGAAATGGTCATCTGCTACTTGAGTTTGAACTAATACAGATGTCTTATTCCAATTATCCTTTTGTAGCCTGTGAGTTTGAATCGAAATGGAAGAACATCTCCCGAAAAATGGCACGGAAACGGACTGAGCCTAGCTTGAAGTCAGTGTTGCAACATCGAGAGGCAGCATTGAGCAGAGTGGAAGCATTCATGGATTGTAGCCACCTACAAATCAAATGGCAGTCAAGTTGAGATTATTTAATCATTCACACTATGCAGGTGGCAGGCATAACATCGAATAATATCACCACTTAAGAACCCCCTTGTCTTCTAGTAGATCATGGCAAAGATAAATTAATCTTCTACTGCATGATCAAGATGGCTTCTGTTATGTTTTCTTAACATGGAAACACAAGAGTAGCTCCAGTGGCCAGTGTACAATTGTATTTTTGATTTATTTGTATGAGCAATTGTTTCCGAAGGATAGATAGTCTTCCATTATATTGGTCATCTGATGCACCTATTTGTAAATGTAAATGATACTTATGTACTATCACTTATATTTCTTCTCATTCATCTTGGACTTTTAGTGTAACTATTCTTTCTTTGTTGCATTTTGAGCCAAATTGTGCAGAATGCCATATGGAAATGTATATTAGGATTTGGAACTGTTATTACTAGCACAAGTATGCAACAATATAACAAAGAGATGTTTACTTTTTATGTTTTGGCGATTCTCTTTGTCTATAGGAAACTTTGCCGACTTGCTGAATTTTACAAGTAGAATTTGCACAAAAGGAATGTAAATCATTGATGCGGGGTTATGTTCCACAGAATCTGCCATATGTATCTCTGATAGTATGTAAAAAATTGAATGCTAAAATACCTGATTTTGAAACCTATTGGGTAAAAACACACACTCCACCAGTAACGTTTTGTCCGACCATCTTGACACCCTAGTTCACATCTAAATCCTTCAGAAATAGAATTTACATTATCTGCCGTACCTTCTCAAATATGAAAATAGTGACATGCATTCCAACGAATCTCAAGTAAGCAGCAACGGTCAGGCTATGGCTGGCCATCCCAACACCATAACTAACAGCCAGAACCTTCAAAATAAAATCTATATTGTCTGTTCTATCTTCATATtctcatgtgtctaaagataatGAACATATATTGTCTGTTGTAGCTATCTTCATATTCTCATGTGTCTACAAATAATGAACAGAGGGAGGTGACAGTAGCAGCTAAGGGCAACGGAGAGCCCCGaccaaaaaaaaatagataggGAGTATTGATGTATCGTTTGACTTGAATGCCTTGGTTTTCCCAAGCGTGGATAGGTTGGGACTTTGGATAAGTTGGAGTGGCGTTTTCACCCATCATGCCCAAAAAAAGGATTGGGAGTGTAGTGCTCTTAGAACAATGAGTTTTGTAAGCGGCTAAAAAAGGTTGGAAGCACATTTATTGGGTTTCTCCAACCTTTTCTAGAATCTCACTCCTAAACATAGAAGACAATTTTGCATCACAAATCCCTGAATATTTCTCTATGACCCAACCAATTTTATACTTTCTTTCTTTTAATTTCTTGTACATTTACATTGAGAACCTATCCTTACACATCATTCTTTGACGTCCTTCCACCTCCAGATTGGCCGATTATATATCTCTGCAAGATTAGATTGATTGATTTTTCCAAGTGCAAAAAGGTTGGAAGTTGAGATAAGGATAAGTAATTCCGTCAATCACATATTATCATCACATGCACAACAAAAGGAAACCAGACATTTCAATTACAGACAAATATTGGCAAAGATGTTTGGATTGGTACATGGTACGGTCAAATCATTGGAGTGAACAAATAATGAAGCAGATTCACATGCAGTTACTTTCCAAGCTATACAAATCCCTTGCTTTGCAGTTGAAAATTGTATGTCTTCATAATAAGGTCCTCACCTGCCGCTCCACCGGAAACACCACCTCGTGGTTCAATATATTTCACTGCATGGTTGCCCGTTATACCATCACGAACACAAGAAAGATGATTGTGACAACATAGGAAACAATCACAGGAAATATCAAACACATTCGGCGACAATACAAGCACATACAATCACTGAATCACAGGAAAGTTTAAAAACATAAGCATACAGTCACATGAAAGATTACACCCATTTGGTGACAAACATAATTAAGCATATAGTCTAGTCTCGAGCAACTTCACCATGTATCCATGGGCCTCTCTGGTGTTTACACAAGGGTATTTAACATAGCTAACACAGGATGCTAACTACCCTACTAGATCCTTATAACTATCTGCAGGCACACCAATTTTCACCTCACCTCAAAGCCTGACGAGGCACCTCACTCATTGGTTGAGGGATCGGCAACCCACCAAAATCTTGTGGGAAGAAGTTGAAGTTTGGCCCAAAATTAAATTTTACTACACAGTTGGGCTTGTTGGGCATAGTATACAGTGATGCGGCTGGGTAATACCTCCCTCCTAAAATGTCCTCGAAGGCAAGGCCTTGGCATACCCCATTCTTGAAATAGCATATCTTACTCCCTGTATATGCAAGAACCACATAATATTCAAATTGTCAGGACAAGAGTAGAATAATTGATACGGAAAATAACTGTAAAAGAGATAGCATGACACATCATTTTCTATTCAAGCGCGCTGAAAATAGTGTAATGTAATGGAACACAAAAAAGATCCATATATGTGCATTGAACACCCAATATTCAAACATTTTAGCATTGATGTGATAACTAAAAACCCCTCAAGCATAACGAATTGGGATTTCTTAGTACCCTACACAAAAAATCAATGTTCAAAATGCACCTTATTCATATATGGAAGCTACAAACAACATACTTCAATAGTTAAATATTGGAGATGCACCTTATTCATGTCGAGCAGCAACTATATGTGGCAAAGGTGTCATGATGACAGGAAATACAGAgtccaaaatgaaataaa from Sorghum bicolor cultivar BTx623 chromosome 8, Sorghum_bicolor_NCBIv3, whole genome shotgun sequence encodes:
- the LOC8070342 gene encoding structure-specific endonuclease subunit slx1, producing MSLTAAFRAAKIPRPLPPKCGEPAAATSASASGDPPAVPAKSTKAPPPPWCVYLIASSRIPRTYVGVTTDFPRRLRQHNGELKGGAKAASAGRPWNLACLVEGFANRSEACEFESKWKNISRKMARKRTEPSLKSVLQHREAALSRVEAFMDCSHLQIKWQSS